Sequence from the Candidatus Sulfotelmatobacter sp. genome:
GCCCCACGTACCGCGCCTGCAGATGCCGTTGACCGTTCACGCCGACTGCGAAAACCGCGCGGTCAAGCAGACGGCGATCGAGTCGATCGTCGCCTCGACCGACGACCGGATCCGCAACGAGCCCTATCCGGGCGACGCGGCGTTGGACAAGACGATTCACGCGGTCGGCGGCGGGTTCGCGTACTGGCCGAGCCAGCCGCTGCGCTTGCCGAACACCGCGCGCGCGCTGGGTCTCGACGGCGACTACGTGACGATGACGCGCGTCGTCGTCACGAATCAGGTCGAGAACGGCTCGCGACCGATCTGGCTGACGCTCGAGACGCCGCACGGCCCGAAGGTCGTGCTCGAACGCGCCTACGACATCCAGAACGTCTGCATCGAAGGCGCCCGCGACCTCTAACGACGGGTCCGCCGCAGCGCGGGGCCGACCAGCATCTCGAGCAGCAACGCGGCGATCAAGATGCCGGTCTCGGCCACCGTGAAGGTGCGGCGGTCGGGCATCACCGGGCCGACGGCGAGCGCGGCGAGCCAGATCAGTGCCAGCCCGCACACGAATCGAATCGCACCGGCGGCGATCCCGCGCCGCGTACCGAGTGCCCTGCGCACGTCGGCGAACAGCGTGAGCGGAGGACGCGTCCCGACGTCCCACACGATGAACGCCCCCGCGTTGAGGACGACCGCGAACGCGACGCGGATGGCGAGCACCGAAAACAGGAGCACGCCCGTTTGCTCCGCGCGCGGCACGCGCGCATCCTGCCGGCCTCGCAGGGAGGCCCAAGCCCACCGTCCTACCCCTGCGCCATGAGCGAGAGCACCGGACTCCCCGAACGCGTACGGTGTTGCATCGCCGGCGGCGGGCCGGCCGGGATGATGTTGGGCTTCTTGCTCGCGCGCGCCGGCATCGAGGTGCTCGTGCTCGAGAAGCACGCCGACTTCTTCCGCGACTTCCGCGGCGACACGATCCACCCGTCGACGCTGACACTGATGCAGGAGCTCGGCCTGCTCGACCAGTTCCTGGCGACGCCGCACGACGAGATTCGCGAGTTGACCGCGCACGTCGGCAGCTCGGCGCTGCGCATGGTCGACGTGCGCCACGTGCCGGGCCCCTGCAAGTTCATCGCCTTCATGCCGCAGTGGGACTTCTTGAACTTCCTCGCCTCGCAGGCGAAGCGGTATCCGGCCTTCCGGCTGGCGATGCAGGCCGAGGCGACGGACGTCGTCTATTACGGCGACCACGTCGCGGGCGTGCGCGTGCGCACGAAGGACGGCGAGCACGTCGTGCACGCCGACCTGGTCGTCGCGGCCGACGGACGCTCGTCGACGCTGCGCGAGCGGGCGCGCTTCGTCGTCGAGGACGTCGGGGCGCCGATCGACGTGCTCTGGATGCGGCTCTCGCGGAACGACGGCGATCCGGGGGCGGATTTCGGGAACATCGGGCCGGGCGGCTTCCTGGTCGCGATTCCGCGCAGCGGCTACTATCAGTGCGCGTTCGTGATCAAGAAGGGCGCGTTCGACGAAATCAAGGCGCGCGGACTGCCGGCCTTTCGCGACGACGTCGCGCGGCTCGCGCCGTTCCTCGCCGATCGCGTCGACGAGCTGAAGGACTGGGATCAGGTCCAGCTGCTGACTGTTACCGTCGACCGTTTGCGCGATTGGGCGAAGCCCGGGCTCCTGTGCATCGGGGACGCGGCGCACGCGATGTCGCCGGTCGGCGGCGTCGGGATCAACCTGGCGATTCAGGACGCCGTCGCCGCCGCCAACCTGCTCTGGCGACCGCTGCGCAACGGTGCGCCGACCATCGATCAGCTGCGCGCGGTGCAACGCCGCCGCGAGTGGCCGACCAAGGCGACGCAAGCGCTGCAGGTGTTCATCCAGAACATGGTGCTCAAGCCCACGCTGCAAACGACCTCGCTGCCGCGCGCGCCGCTGCCGGTGCGCCTGTTCGCGTCGATCCCGCTCTTGCGGCGCATCCCGGCCTACATCGTCGGGATCGGTTTCCGCGCCGAGCACGTCCACTCGCCGGCGGCGCCGGCGCCCGTCTCAGCTGATTAGTGCTTCTCGTCCGGCCAGGAGGCGATTTCGCCCAGCGCCGCGCTCTTGAGGACCTTGAGTCCGAGCATCGCGCACTTCATCCGACTGGGGCTGATGCCGATGCCGACGTTCTCGAGCACCGTCTCTTGCGAGAGCTTGGCGACCTCTTCGAGCGGCATCCCCTTGATCGACTCGGTCAGCATCGACGCCGACGCCTGCGAGATCGCGCAGCCGCGCCCGGAAAACTTCACGTCGGTCACCTTGCCGTCGTCACCAACGGCCAGTTCCATCGTGATCGTATCACCGCACAGCGGGTTCAAGTCTTCCGCCGTCGCGGTCGGTGATTCCAGGTGCCCGAAGTTCCGCGGATTGCGATAGTGGTCGAGAATATACTCTTTATAGAAATCGTCCATTTTAAAGGCGCTCCGCCCCTGGCTCCGCGCCCCCCACGACGCCGCGCGTCGCGGGGCCCCCGCGAGGACCTCGCAACGAGATTTCGATAGCGTCGCGATCGTTCTGCGCTCGGTCTGCCGACATGCTGCTATGCCACCTTAAACACGGTGGCGGCCTTTTCGATTGCGGCCACCAGGGCGTCGACGTCGGCTTCGGTGTTGTAGAGATAGAACGAGGCGCGAGCGGTCGCCGGCCAGCCCATCTTGTCCATGAGCGGCATCGTGCAGTGGTGCCCGGCCCGCACGCAGACGCCTTCGAGATCGAGCAGCGAGGCCAGATCGTGGGCGTGCACGTCGGCGAAGTTGAACGAGATGACGCCGCCGCGGTCCTGCGCGCGCGGCGGGCCGTAGATCGCCAGGCCGCGCGGTTCGAGCGTGCGCAAGCGGTCCAGCGCGTAGGCCGTCAGCGCGACCTCGTGCGCGCGGATCCATTCCATCCCGACGCCGTTCAGATAGTCGACCGCGGCCCCCAGGGCGATCGCGTCGGCGATGTTCGAGGTGCCGGCCTCGAACTTCCACGGCAGCTCGTTGTACGAGGTCGTCTCGTAGGAGACGCGCTTGATCATATCGCCGCCGGTCAAGAACGGCGGCATCGCCTCGAGCAGCGCGCGTTTGCCGTACAGGAAGCCGATCCCGGTCGGACCGCACATCTTGTGGCCGCTGGCGGCGAGGAAGTCGACGTCGAGCGCCTGCACGTCGATCGGCAGGTGCGGGACCGATTGGGCGGCGTCGACCAGCACCAGCGCGCCGGCGGCGTGCGCGCGCGGGACGATGACGTCCAGCGGTGCGATCGAGCCGAGCGTGTTGGAGACGTGCGCCAGCGCGACCAGCTTCACGCCGTCGAGCAGCGCGTCGAGCTGGTCCAGCACGAGGTTGCCGGCGTCGTCGGCCGGGATGAAGCGCAGCTCGGCGCCGGTCTTGGCGGCCAGCAGCTGCCACGGCACCAGGTTCGAGTGGTGCTCGATCTGGGTGGTCAGGATGGCGTCGCCCGGGCCGAGGTTGCGCAGGCCCCACGAGAACGAGACCAGGTTGATCGACTCGGTCGTGTTGCGCGTCCAGATGATCTCGGCCGTGTCGGCCGCGTTGACGAAGCGCGCGACTTTCTCCCGCGCGGCCTCGAACTGATCGGTCGCGCGCGACGCCAGCTCGTAGACGCCGCGGTGGATGTTGGCGTTGTCGTTCTCGTAATAGTGGACGAGCGCGTCGATGACGGCCTGCGGCTTTTGCGAGCTGGCCGCCGAGTCGAGGTAGACCAGCCGCTTCCCGCGCGAGGTCGGCTTGGCCAGGATCGGAAAGTCGGCGACGATTCGGTCCTGCTTGGCACGGTCGATCGTCGCGGTCGCCGCCGTCATGCGTCGATCTCCGTCGCGGCGTCGATCTTGTCGTCGAGCGCGGTCCGGATCTCTTCGCGCAGCGCATCGCCGGGGAAGCGCGCGATGGCGGGCTCGAAGAACGCCAGCGCGACCATCCGCACCGCGTCGGGCCGTGCGATGCCGCGGCTGGCGGCGTAGAAGAGCGCGTCCTGGTCGAGCGAACCGACCGTCGCGCCGTGATAGGCGCTCACATCGTTGGCCGCGATCGCCAAGGCCGGCACCGAGTCGATGTGCGCACGGCGCGAGAGCAACAGCGCGTCGTCGCGCAGCGAGGCGTCGCTGCCGTGCGCGTGCGGCCGGATCGTGATGTTGCCGAAGAAGCGGCCTTGGCCACGATCGGCGGCGGCGGTGCGCACGATGGTCGAGGAATGGGTGTTCCCGACCGCGTGCTCGGTGTTGGTGGTCAGCTCGACGTGCTGGAAGCCGGTGTTGAAGAAGAGCGCGTCGCACTCGGTGTCGGCGCCGCCGGCTTCGAGGTGCGTGCCCAGCACGGTGCGGGCCAGCGTCGCCCCCAGCTCCGCCAGGTGCCAACGCACTTTCGCGGCGGCGCCGGTGTGCGCGCTGCGATACATCAGCACGCGCGCCTCCTCGCCCAGCTGTTGGATCGCCGCGTAGTCGAGCTCGGCGTTCGCGCCCAGCTGCGCGCTGACGACGCCGCACACCAGCCCCGCGCCTTCGCCGATCTGGCGCTCGAGGACGGTCGCGCGCGCCCCTTCGCCCAGGACGACGACGATGCGCGGGAAGATCGCGTCGGCGTACGGTTCGGCCTGCGCGAAGACGAGTTGGATCGGCGTGTCGAGCACGACCCCGGCGGGGACGTGGACGAACGCGCCGCAGTTCTGGAACGCGGTCGCCAACGCGGCGAACTTGTCCGCCTGCGCGCCCTCGTCGAGCGCCGGGATCAGCGCGCGGAAACGTTCGTCGCGTGCCGCGTCGGCCAGCGGCAGCACGGTGACGCGCGAATCGCTCACGACGCTGCCGGGCGCGGTCAGCACGGTCGCGCCGCGGTGGACGAGCGCGCCCGTGCTCTCCGGGATCGCGACGCGGTCGGACGTGTAGCGCAGCTCGTCGAAGCGCAGCTTCGCGTAGTCGTGGCGCCAGCCGCGGGAGGGACGGCCGCCGGGCAGCATCGCGGTCTCGTAACGCGTCAGCGCGGCGCGGCGCTCGTCGGCGTCGAGGACGCCGCCGCTGCGCTCGCCGGCGTTCGCGAGCACCGCGACCGCCGCGTCGAGCCCGGCCGCCGTCGGCGCGAACATCGCGCCGGCCGGCGTTTCGGTCGCGCTAGACACCCGCGGCCGCAACCTCGTCACGGATGCCGTCGTAGCCTTCGCGCTCGATCTGCTGCGCCAGCTCCGGACCGCCGGTCTTGACGATGCGTCCGTCGATGAGGACGTGCACCACGTCGGCCGGCAGATGCTGCAGGATGCGCGGATAGTGCGTGATCACCAGGAAGCCGGTGTCCTTGCCCTCGTCGCTCGCGCGCAACGCCTGCACGCTCTTGCCGACGGCTTGCAGCGCGTCGACGTCGAGCCCGGAGTCGGTCTCGTCGAGGATCGCGTATTTCGGCCCGATGATCGCCATCTGCAGCATCTCCAGGCGCTTCTTTTCACCGCCGGAGAAACCGTCGTTGACGTAGCGGCCCAGGAACGCCGGGTCCATGTCGAGCGTGTCGAGCTTCTCGAACACCAGCTGGCGGAACTTGGCCGGGGCGAGGTCGCCGGGGCGGACCGCTTGGCGCGCGGTGCGGATGAAGTTCGCGACCGTCACGCCCGGGATCGCCGCCGGGTACTGGAACGAGAGGAACAGGCCGGCTTGGGCCCGCTTCTCGGGCGGCAGATCGAGCAGCTCCTCGCCGTCGAGCGTCACCGAGCCGCCGGTCACCGTGTAGCCGGGGTGGCCGGCCATGGTGAAGGCGAGCGTCGACTTGCCGCTCCCGTTGGGGCCCATCAGCGCGTGGACGCGGCCCGGCTCGACCGTCAGGTCGATGCCTTTGAGGATCTCTTTTCCTTCGACGGCCACCCGGAGGTCGCGCGTGATCAGCCCCTTTGACATGCCTAGCCATCGTAGGCGGCCGGGGTGAGAAAGTCAAGGAAAGCCTGGACTATCTGCGACTTCCGTGGTAGGGTGGGGCGGGATGCACGACCGCTTCTTCGAGTCGACGCGCGGCAAGATCGTCGGGGCGTTGCGCGAGCGCCACTCGGCGTCCGCCTTCGACCTGGCGGACCTGCTCGGCTTGTCTCCCAACGCGATCCGCCAGCAGCTGGTCGTGCTGGAACGAGACGGTCTGGTGGCCGGTCACAGCGTGCGCCGCAGCCGGACCAAGCCGACGGTCGAGTACGCGCTGACGGCCGAAGCCGACCGGTACTTCCCGCAGCGCTACGACAAGATGCTCAACGCCGTGCTGCGCGAGATCCGGCATGCCGGCGGCGACGAGGCCGTCAAGGGCATCTTCGATCGGATCGGCCACCGCTCGGGCGAACGCCTGGGCGCGGCGGTCGCCGACAAGCCGGCCGAGGAGCGCATCGCCGCGCTGGTCTCGGTGCTCAAAGCGTCCGGCGTCACCGCCGACATGCAGAGGACCGAGCGCGGCACGATCGTGCTGCACGAGCACTGCTGCCCGTACGCGTCGGTGGTGGCCGAGAACCCGGAAGCGTGCTCGGCGATCCACACCATCCTCGAGCACGTCGTGCCGGGTCAAGCCCAGCAGACGGAGTCGCTCGCAACCGGCGGCAACGAGTGCCGGTTCGAAATCAACGTACGATGATGTTGATGGACCGAGCGCAGGGTTACCGCGCAATCAAAGAACTGTTGTTGCGAGGTCGGGCCGGGGGCCCCACGCTTTGCGTGGGGGGGCGCGGAGCCTTGGGCGGAGCGCCGTTAGAATGAATTTCGCCAAGTTCCAGCAGCTCGTCGAGCATCGCACGGGATTCCGCACGATGGAGCAGCCGACCGCGAGCGGTGAGTACTTCAGCGACTCGTGCGGCGACCTGTACACGTTCTTCTTGAAGGTCGGGCCGGGCGACGTGATCGAGGACGTCTCGTACTTCACGACCGGCTGCGGCTTCGGCACGGCGACCTGCTCGCTGCTGGTCGAGTTGGCGCGCGGCAAGACGATCGACGAAGCGCTGCTGATCACCGACGCCGACATCGAAGCCGCGCTGGACGGCTATCCCGAGAAGAAGAAGGACTACCCCGAGCGCTCGCGCTTCGCGCTGCAGGCGGCGATCGAGGATTACCGGCGCGGGCGCGCCGAGGGGCGCATCACCGACGCGATGCTCGAGCAGGCCCGGGCGACGGTCGCAGCCGCCGCGGCGGCGCGGCGCGGGAACGGCACGACCTCCGAGGACGAGAAGGCCGGCCCCAAGGTCATCGACGACGGCGGCGTCGTCACCATCAAGCTGCACTGATGCTGCTGGCGCTGGCGCTCGCGGCCGCGACGCCGGCACCGTCGGTTCCCGCCGTACCGCGCACGAGCGTGGTCTGCGCGCGCGCCGACCTGTGGCTGTGGCCGGCGAACGCGACCCAACCGGTCCGCGCCGCGGTGCCGCCGGCCACGCTCGGCACGCGCTTCACGCGCTTGGCCGGGCCGCGCATCCCGCTGGGCGGCGAACCGTACGTCGAAACCGACGTGCCCGCGCTCGAGCCCGGCCATCGCGGCGAGTTCTACTGGCTGCGCGCGCGCTGCGCCGCCGACGAAGGCTGACCCCGCCCGCTGCCTGAAGCGGGCCGCATGCAGCGTTTCGCCCGCCTCCTCGTCACGCTCGCGTTCGCCGCGCTCCTGATCCCCGCGCCCGGCGCCGCGCAGGCCGGCGCCGACAATCGGTACGCGCAGTTGGCACGGGACTACTTCATGGCGCAGTTCCACGCCAACCCGGTCAGCGCGACCTATGTCGGCATCCATCGCTGGGACAACCTGCTCGGCTCGTTCACGGCGGCCGACTACGCGCGGCAGCTCGCGCTCGACCGCGAGACGCTCCGGACGCTCGCGGCGATCGACCGAACGCAGCTCTCGCCGCGCGTCCACCTCGACGCCGAGATGCTGAGCAATGCGTTGCACGACGATCTGCTGATCAACGGCACGATGGCGATGTGGCGCCATCAGCCCGACGGCTACGTGCAGACCGCCTCCAACGGCGTCTTCCTCTTGATCTCGCGCAATTTCGCACCGCCGCTGGCGCGCCTGCGCGCGACGATGTCGCGGGAGGCCGAGATCCCGATGATCTACGCGATGGCGCGCCGGAACTTGACCGCCGTCGATCGCGACACCGCGACCCTTGCGATGCAGGACGCCACCGGCAGCCTGGACCTGCTGCAGACGACGATTCCGCAAGCCTTCGCCGGGGTCGGCGATGCGGAGACGCGGGTCGAGTTCCGTCACGCGACACTGGTCGCGGTCGGCGCGACGAAGTCGTACATCGCCTACCTCAAGACGACCTGGATCGCGCACCCGAAGGGCACCTACGCGATCGGCGCCGCCAACTACAGCGCGCGACTGAAGTACGAGGAAGGCGTCGACCTGCCGCTGAGCGAGTACCTGGCGATCGGCGAGAAGGCGCTGGCGCAGACGCGCGCGCAGATGATCGCGAGCGCGCACGCCATCCATCCCGGCGCCGGCGTCACGCAGGTGATCGCCGAGCTCTCGCGGCAGCACCCGACGGCCGCCGGACTGATCCCGGCGGCGCAAGGCGATCTGGTGAAGCTGCGTGCGTTCGTCATCGCCCACCACATCATCGACCTGCCGCCCGACGCGCGCATCGCGGTGACGCCGACGCCGCCGTTCATGCGCTCGACGACCGAGGCCGCCGAAGACTCGCCCGGCCCGCTCGAGCAGGTCGCGAAGCAGGCCTACTACTACGTCACGCCGGTCGATCCGCACGATCCGCCCGCGGTGCAGCAGGCGTACCTGGCGAGCTTCAACGACTACGAACGGCCGATCGTCTCGGCGCACGAAGTCTATCCCGGCCACTTCACCAACTTCGTCATCGACCGCCACCTGCCGCTGACGCTGAGCGAGAAGCTGCTGACGGCGACCTCGTTCGTCGAGGGCTGGGCGCACTACGACGAGCAGATGATGGTCGACCAAGGCTGGGGCGACGGCGATCCGCGGGTGCGCTTCATGCAGCTGCGCGAGGCCATCTGGCGCAACGCGCGCTACGTCGCGGGGGTGAAGATGCACACGCAGGGGATGACGGTCCCGCAGGCGATCCGGTTCTTCGAGACCCAGGCCTTCCTCGATCCGGCCAACGCGCGCGCCGAAGCGTATCGCGGCACGCAGGACGCGACCTACGGGTACTACACGCTCGGCAAGCTCGAGATCCTCAAGCTGCGCGCCGACTACCGCAAGAAGCTCGGCCCGGCGTTCACCCTGGCGCGCTTCCACCACGACCTCCTGCAGTACGGCGATCCGGCGCTCCCGCTGCTGCGCCCGCTGCTGCTCGGCCCCTCGGACGACGGCAAGATTCTGCCGATCATCTGCTCGGCCGCGCCGTGCACGAACGCGTGACGGACGACGTCGACGTCAAGCTCGGCCAACGCGCCGACGCGTGGCGAAAGAACGGTCGCTGTCCGTCAGGTCAAGAACGGGTTCTCGCGGCGCTCGATCCCGATGGTCGTCGCGGGGCCGTGGCCGGGAACCACGACCGCGGCATCCGGATAGACCAGCAACTTGGTGCGAATCGAGTCGACGATGTCCTCGAGCGAGGTGCCCCCGAGATCCCAGCGGCCGACCGCGCCGCGGAAGAGCGTGTCGCCGGTGAACAGCGTCGTCGCGCCGTCGTGCTCGAGCGCGAACGAGGTCGAGCCGGGCGTGTGCCCCGGCGTGTGCACGCAGCGCAGCGCGATCGCACCGGCGCGCAGCTCCTCGCCGTCGGCCAGGTCGCCGTCGAGCGCGACGACCTGCGGCGGGGCGAGCATCCCCAGCCACCGCGCCTGCTGCGCGAGCGTCGCGTAGAGCGGCAAATCGGCATGGTGCAGCAACGCTTCGCCGCCGGTCCGCTCGCGTAACGGGCCGACCGCGCCGATGTGGTCGATGTGCGCGTGCGTGTGCACGAGCCAGCGCGCGCGCAGGCCGTGCGTCTCGAGCCGACGCGCGATCTCCGGCACCTCGTCGCCGCCGTCGACGACGATCGCTTCGCCGGCTTCCGGATCACCGAGGATCGTGCAGTTGCAGCCCAGCACGCCGACCGGGAACGTTTCGACGATCATACACCGACTCCGAAGTCACGGTAGGCGCGGTCGAAGTATCCCAGCGGCGCACCTTCGCGGTGCCCCGCTTCGAGGACCGTGCCGAGGAAGATCGTGTGGGTCGACGCGCTCAGCTCTTCGGCGAGCGTGCAGTCGACGTAGGCCAGCGTGCCGGCGAGGATCGGGCAACCGCTGGGCCCGAGCCGATAGCCGACCCCCGTGAAGCGCGAGTGCGGTTCGCCGTCGGCGAAGCGCTCCGCGAGCGCACGCTGCTCGAGCGCGAGGATGTTGGCGCAGAAGCGCTGCGAGACGGTGATCAGCGGGTGCGCGCGCGCGCCGCGGTTGACGCAGATCAGCACCATCGGCGGGTCGGCCGAGACGCTGGCGAACGCGTTGACGGTAAAGCCGTGGATGCGGCCCTCGTGCGCCGTGGTCACGATGGTGACGCCGGTCGGGAAGCGGCGCATCGCGGCCCGGAAAGCGTCAGTCGATGCGGGCACCGATGCCGATTCCGTCGCCCAGCGGCAGGATCGTGGCGTCGAGCTCCGGATGGCTGAGGAACGCCTTGTTGAACTCGCGGATCGCACGCGTGTCCGCGTCGTCCTTCGACGAGGGCGCCGCCGCGGCGCGGCCGCCCCACAGCAGGTTGTCGACGACCACGATTCCCGAGCGCTTGAGCATCGGGACGACCGCCTCGAGATAGTCGACGTACTCGGTCTTGACGGCATCGATGAAGACGATGTCGAGGTTGCGCTGCGGGAACCACTCCAACACTTCGAGCGCGGGCTGATTGATGACCTCGACCCGTCCGTCGACGCCTGCCCGCTTGAAGTAGGAGGCCGCGATCTCGGTCCGCTCCATGTCGGGGTCGATGGTCCAAATGTGGCCGGCCGGGGGCAGCGCCAGGGCCATCCACAAGGTCGAATAGCCGAAGGCCGTCCCCAGCTCGAGGACGCGGTTCGCCTGCATGCAATGAACCAGCACCGAAAGGAGCCGACCGGCGGCCCGGTCGACGATCGGAATCCCTTCGCGCGTCCCGTGCTGTTCCAGTTCCAGGAGCAGCGGCGACGGCTCATTGTGGAGCCGTGCAAGGTAGGCAAGATCGCGCACGATAGCCCCATGTTTGCCGCCCGCCAGGGGCGGGAACCTGCCGGACGCGTCGGCGCATTCGTCGAATGCTCCAGGACACGCACAATCAGGAGGCTTCCGTTGGCAACGCTCGTCCAGCAATCATACACGCCGAAGAAGTTCGATCTTGCCGGGTTACAGGGAATCTCGGACAAGACGCTCGAGGTGCATTTCGGCCTGTACGAAGGCTACGTGAAGAACACCAATCTGCTCAACGAGCAGATTGCCGAACAGATCAAAGATGGCAAAGCCGCCGGGGCGAACCCGGTCTTCGCCGAGCTGACCCGCCGGCTCGGCTTCGAGTACAACGGCATGACCCTGCACGAGTACTACTTCGGCAACATGACCAAGAACGCGGGCGGGAACCCGGGCGCCGCGGTGCAAGAAGCGCTGGGCGGCGTCTACGGCGATTTCGATACCTGGAAGAAGGACTTCGCCGCGACCGGCGGCATGCGCGGGGTGGGCTGGGCGATCGCGTACTACGATCCCGCCTCGCAGCGCATCACCAACCACTGGATCACGCTGCACGAGGACGGCAACGTCGCGGGCTTCGTGCCGATCATGGTCATGGACGTGTGGGAGCACGCGTTCTTGCTCGACTACAAGCCGGCGGACCGCCCGAAGTACATCGAGGCGTTCTTCTCCAACGTCGACTGGGGCGTCATCGAGAAGCGCCTGAACGCGGCCAAGTCGGTCACCCGCGGCTAGTGGATTCCGCCGTGCGGAATCCGTCGCGTTCGGGCTTCGCCCGATCCGCCTGACAAGGGAATGGGGGACACGGGGCAGCTCCGGCTCTTCCCGCTCAACACCGTGCTCTTCCCGGGCGCGGTGTTGAACCTCCACGTCTTCGAAGAGCGCTATCGCACGATGATCGCCGAATGTCTCGACGCGGGCGAGGCGTTCGGCGTCGTGCTGATTCGTGACGGCCAGGAGGCCGGCGATCCCGACGTGACGCCCCACGAGATCGGCACAACCGCCGAGATCGCCGAGGTCACACCGCTCCCGGCCGGCCGCTACTACATCAGCACCACCGGCCGGCGCCGCTTTCGCATCGCCCGCATCGTCAGCCGCGAGCCGTATCTGCGCGCCGAGGTCGAGTTCCTCGACGAGGACGTCGAGGACCCGCGCGCCGACGAGCTGACGCTGCGCGTGCGCGGTGAGTTCGACGAGTACGTCAAGCTGCTGGTCGCGTTCTCCGGCCGGCCCAGCGCCGTCGAAGTCCCCAGCGATCCGGTCGACGCCAGCTACGTCGTCGGCGACGCGCTGCAGGTCGCCGACGCGCTCAAGCAGCGGCTGCTCGAGCTGCGCAGCGCCGAGGCGCGGCTGGCGGCCGAGCTGGGATTCCTGCGCCGGCTGTTGCCGCAGCTGCGCGGGCTGCTCGAACGCAAGCGCACTCAGGAACGCGTGGTGCGCGAAGACGCGCCGGGCGGCGAGTTCCGCGCGCACCAAGAGCAGTACTTCGGCAAGCACTTCTCGCAGAACTGAGGGACCTCGGGGCGGACGGAGAAAGAAGCCGCCCATGGCGCGCGATCTGGCCGTCTCGGTCGTGAACGAGACGAAGGGCGGCCTCGAGCTCATCGCCTTCCTGCAGAACGAGCCGTTCCTCGCGAGCACGCTGGTAGCGGCGTGGGAGTACGTCTTCCTCGCGGGTGGCGGCGCGTCGTGGGACTTCGTGCTGCCGTCGACGTTCGAGGTCAGCGGCCTCGCCGCCGCGGAACCGGCCACGCGGACGCAGTTGCTCGAGGCGCGGGAGCGCGACCAGTTCGAGATCACCGCCGAACCGCAAGAGCCGACGCTTCCCACGACGATCGCCCGGATCGGGCACGCCGCCGCGGACGGCGCGATCAGCGTTCGCAACGGCCTCGCCGCCGCTCCGGTCTGGGCGGTGCTGAGCAAGAGCGGTCAGCCGGTGCTCAGCACGTTCCTCGATCCGCGGGCGAGCGTCGACTACACCGTCCCCGCGACGCTGTACCTGGCGCTCGTCTCGGGTCTGCGGCGGGGCGACACGTTCTCGCCCGGGAGCGAGCAGCTGACGTCGACGTGGGCGTTCCCGTACGCCGGCTTCGACGCGCTGCGCGTCGTCGCGAGCGACGGGCTCGGGGGTGCCGTCAGCCTGAGCGGCCGGCTTTCGTAGCGCGCCGCGCGCTCATTCCGCGAGGTTCTCCGCGGCTTGGACGACGTTGCGCAACAGCGCGACGTTGGTGACCGGACCGACGCCGCCGGGAACCGGCGTCAGCTCGCCCGCGACGTCGGCCACCTCGGGTGCGACGTCGCCCAGCAGCACGCCGTCGACGAAGGTC
This genomic interval carries:
- a CDS encoding DUF885 domain-containing protein; protein product: MQRFARLLVTLAFAALLIPAPGAAQAGADNRYAQLARDYFMAQFHANPVSATYVGIHRWDNLLGSFTAADYARQLALDRETLRTLAAIDRTQLSPRVHLDAEMLSNALHDDLLINGTMAMWRHQPDGYVQTASNGVFLLISRNFAPPLARLRATMSREAEIPMIYAMARRNLTAVDRDTATLAMQDATGSLDLLQTTIPQAFAGVGDAETRVEFRHATLVAVGATKSYIAYLKTTWIAHPKGTYAIGAANYSARLKYEEGVDLPLSEYLAIGEKALAQTRAQMIASAHAIHPGAGVTQVIAELSRQHPTAAGLIPAAQGDLVKLRAFVIAHHIIDLPPDARIAVTPTPPFMRSTTEAAEDSPGPLEQVAKQAYYYVTPVDPHDPPAVQQAYLASFNDYERPIVSAHEVYPGHFTNFVIDRHLPLTLSEKLLTATSFVEGWAHYDEQMMVDQGWGDGDPRVRFMQLREAIWRNARYVAGVKMHTQGMTVPQAIRFFETQAFLDPANARAEAYRGTQDATYGYYTLGKLEILKLRADYRKKLGPAFTLARFHHDLLQYGDPALPLLRPLLLGPSDDGKILPIICSAAPCTNA
- a CDS encoding MBL fold metallo-hydrolase, with protein sequence MIVETFPVGVLGCNCTILGDPEAGEAIVVDGGDEVPEIARRLETHGLRARWLVHTHAHIDHIGAVGPLRERTGGEALLHHADLPLYATLAQQARWLGMLAPPQVVALDGDLADGEELRAGAIALRCVHTPGHTPGSTSFALEHDGATTLFTGDTLFRGAVGRWDLGGTSLEDIVDSIRTKLLVYPDAAVVVPGHGPATTIGIERRENPFLT
- a CDS encoding flavin reductase family protein, which codes for MRRFPTGVTIVTTAHEGRIHGFTVNAFASVSADPPMVLICVNRGARAHPLITVSQRFCANILALEQRALAERFADGEPHSRFTGVGYRLGPSGCPILAGTLAYVDCTLAEELSASTHTIFLGTVLEAGHREGAPLGYFDRAYRDFGVGV
- a CDS encoding O-methyltransferase, with product MQANRVLELGTAFGYSTLWMALALPPAGHIWTIDPDMERTEIAASYFKRAGVDGRVEVINQPALEVLEWFPQRNLDIVFIDAVKTEYVDYLEAVVPMLKRSGIVVVDNLLWGGRAAAAPSSKDDADTRAIREFNKAFLSHPELDATILPLGDGIGIGARID
- a CDS encoding superoxide dismutase encodes the protein MNQHRKEPTGGPVDDRNPFARPVLFQFQEQRRRLIVEPCKVGKIAHDSPMFAARQGREPAGRVGAFVECSRTRTIRRLPLATLVQQSYTPKKFDLAGLQGISDKTLEVHFGLYEGYVKNTNLLNEQIAEQIKDGKAAGANPVFAELTRRLGFEYNGMTLHEYYFGNMTKNAGGNPGAAVQEALGGVYGDFDTWKKDFAATGGMRGVGWAIAYYDPASQRITNHWITLHEDGNVAGFVPIMVMDVWEHAFLLDYKPADRPKYIEAFFSNVDWGVIEKRLNAAKSVTRG
- a CDS encoding LON peptidase substrate-binding domain-containing protein — encoded protein: MGDTGQLRLFPLNTVLFPGAVLNLHVFEERYRTMIAECLDAGEAFGVVLIRDGQEAGDPDVTPHEIGTTAEIAEVTPLPAGRYYISTTGRRRFRIARIVSREPYLRAEVEFLDEDVEDPRADELTLRVRGEFDEYVKLLVAFSGRPSAVEVPSDPVDASYVVGDALQVADALKQRLLELRSAEARLAAELGFLRRLLPQLRGLLERKRTQERVVREDAPGGEFRAHQEQYFGKHFSQN